The genomic window CGTTGCCGTGGCCGAGACCCGCTTCAACGGCGGAAGCGCCGACCGCTGGACCACCCGCTTCTTCAACATGATGGCCAGGCTCGAATTCCTGCCCAACTCCCCTACCCTCATGAATGCGGGAAGGGACCTCGGACAGCTCTCGGCCTGCTTCGTCCTGCCTGTCGAGGACGACATGGAGAGCATCTTCGAGGCGGTCAAGAACACCGCGCTCATCCACAAGAGCGGCGGAGGGACGGGGTTCTCGTTCTCCCGGATCCGTCCGAAGGACGACGTCGTGCTCTCCACCAGAGGGATCTCGAGCGGCCCGATATCATTCATGACCGTGTTCGACAAGGCCACCGAGACCATAAAGCAGGGCGGCGTGCGGCGGGGAGCCAACATGGCCGTGCTGTCCGTCGACCACCCCGACATCCTCGAATTCATCGACGCCAAGCGCGACATGCAGATCCTCAACAACTTCAACCTCTCCGTCGCGCTCACGGACAGATTCATGGACTGCCTCGACCGCGACGCCGACTTCACGCTCAACAACCCGCGCACCGGCGAGCCCGTGTCCACGCTCCGGGCTTCCGACGTATTCAGGAAGATCGTCGATTCCGCATGGGCCTCCGGCGAACCGGGGATCATCTTCATCGACAGGATGAACGAGGCGAACCCGACCCCCCAGCTCGGCAGGATAGAGGCCACCAATCCCTGCGGTGAGCAGCCCCTCCTGCCGTTCGAGGCGTGCAACCTCGGGTCCGTGAACGTCGCGGCTCACCTCGCGAACGCACCCGACGGCTCGAGGATCCTCGACTGGGAATCCCTCGACCGCACGGTGAGGAATTCCGTCCGCTTCCTCGACGACGTGATAGAGGTCAACCGCTACCCCCTCCCGCAGATCGAGAAGATGGTGGAGGGGAACAGGAAGATAGGGCTCGGCCTGATGGGCTTCGCCGACGCCCTGTTCGAGATGTGCATCCCCTACGACTCCGAGGATGCCCTGAAGTTCGCCGAGAAGCTGATGTCCTTCGTTCATTCGAAGGCGCGCAGGGCCAGCGAGGACCTGGCCCGGGAGAGGGGCGCCTTCCCCAACTACAGGGGCAGTGCGCTGGAGATGCAGGGGCTCCCGCCGATGAGGAACGCGACGGTCACCACGATAGCCCCCACGGGATCGATCAGCATCCTTGCGGGGTGCTCGAGCGGCATAGAACCGGCATTCGCCCTGGCCTACGAGAGGCGCAACATCCTCGACGAAGGCGACGAACTGACCGAGATGGTCCCCGCCTTCGAGGCCGCCGTCGTCAGGAGGGGCTGCTGCACCCCCGGCATCCTGGCCGCCGTCAGGGAGAAGGGGATCTGCCGCGGGGTCTCCGGGGTGCCCGACGACATACAGCGCGTGTTCGCCACCTCGCACGACGTCACGCCCTCATATCACGTCAGGATGCAGGCGGCATTCCAGAAGTACACGGACAACGCGGTCTCGAAGACGGTCAACCTCCCCGAGTCCGCCACCGTGGAGGACGTGGCCGACGTCTACGGGCTGGCGTTCAGGCTGCGCTGCAAGGGTGTCACCGTGTACCGTGACAGGAGCAGGGACAGCCAGGTGCTGAACATCGGGAAGGCGCCCGGCGCCAGGGTCGTCTCGGTGGAACCGGCGCCTCCGGCGAAGGCCGTGAAGCAGGGGCCGAGGCCGAGGCCCGAGGTGACCACCGGCGTGACGCGGCGGGTGAAGACCGGCTGCGGAAACCTGTACGTGACGATCAACGAGGACGAGTACGGCCCGGTGGAGATCTTCACGCAGATGGGCAAGGCGGGCGGGTGCGCCGCCTCACAGGCCGAGGCCATAAGCAGGCTCGTCTCGCTGGCCCTCAGGTCGCACACCCCGCTCGAGGCGGTCGTGCGGGAACTGAAGGGGATAAGCTGCCACAGGGTGGTCTGGCAGGGGGGGGACAGGATACTCTCCTGCGCCGATGCGATAGGCAGGACACTGGAATGGCACAGCGGGCAGCGCACGGACACCGTCGAGGGCGCGGTCGGCGGGCCCGAGGCCATCCCCGAGACGGTCACCCTGGAGGACGACCTCCAGAACCACGCCGGGGCCTGCCCCAACTGCGGCGGGCCTCTCAAGTACGAGTCGGGATGTGTGGCCTGCGCCCTGAACTGCGGCTACTCGGAATGCGGCTGACCGGGCGTTAGTAGTCCGGATCGGCCTTGGCGGCCTTCGTCCTCTTCGGCGCGGCCGCCTTCTTCTCGTCGGCCGGCCGGGTCCCGAGCTCCTCGAGGGCCTTCGTGATCCCCTCCGAGATCTTCGCGGCTATCTCCGGGGTCATGCTGAGGCCCTTCTTCGTGGGCATCCACTCGCCTGTCTCCGACATGTAGAAGACCCTGGCGTCGACGTACTGCCTGCCCTTGAACTCCTTGAGGACCAGCCTTATCAGATCCTCGCCCTTCTCGATCTCCAGAACGGTCTTGTCCATCCCGTCTCCTTCCGGTATTTGGCGCGTAAGCTGACCCCGCGGCTTCCCCGCCGTCAAGGGCGGGTTGTCCGCATGCGGGTGCAGTTGTGCCGTAACGCGAGGGGGCCGGGTCTCCCCGGCCCCCCGTCGAAGTCTGTGCTGGACTGCTAGAAGTTCGCCTTGATCTGTCCCCAGGTGGTCGGCGAGAGGGCTCCCATGCTGGCCAGCGTCAGGTCGTCGTAGTAGATGTTGTCGCCGCCGTCGGAGTAGAGGTCGAGGGCCGCCAGCTCGTTCACTCCGGTGAGCTGCCAGGGGATGGTCTCGCAGAGCGTGCCGTTGTAGTAGATCGTCTGCATGCCGCCGTCGAGATCGATGACGACCTTGATCTCCACCCACTGGTTGTAGAGGATGGTTCCGACGTAGGTGCCCGGATCGGTTATCATGAACTGCGTGGTGGTGCAGTTGAACTGGATCTGGAGCGACCAGTCGTAAGGCCCGCCGGTGGTGTAGGTGTTGAGGAGGATGAAGTACTGGTCACCCTGGGCGCCGGTGGGGATGTACTGCCAGGCCTTCATCTCCCATGTGCCCGAGGTCTCGGTGAACTCGTGCACTAGGTCGGTCGTGGGCGTGATCTGGACGGAATTGGGGGCGCTGCGGTGGGGAGTCGTAACTACGTAGGCGTTTGCAGCGGGGTTGCTCTCCCATGTGTCCCAGCCACCCTGACCCATCAGGCCGCCGGTGGAGTACGAATCGAAATTGTCGGACCAGTCCGCCCCTGCAGGGCATGCGAACGCGAACACGGCCAGAGCCGCTGCAGTCAAACCAGAGTACTTCTTCATCCGATCCTCCATCCTTGGATCATGCCACCGTGAACCGCGCCGGAGCCCCGGACGGGCATGCTCCGCACGCGTATCCGAATGAGAATACGGGCGGCCGTCGGGGTGCGTCAAGCATCCGGGGGGTCGAGTCGGAACGCATCCGGGAGGAGCGCTCCGAGGGTGGTCTCCTCTGTCCGGCCGTCCGGGAGCAGGATGACCACGGGCGTGTCGTCCCCGCAGAACTCGGCCAGGACCTGGCGGCAGGCTCCGCAAGGGACCGCCCTCCCGTCGGGGGAGTGCACCAGTATCCTCCTGAAGACGGTCGCCCCGCGGGAGACCGCGCCGACCACCGCAGCGCGCTCCGCGCAGATCGACAGGCCGTAGGACGCGTTCTCGACGTTGACTCCCGTGTGCAGGCAGCCTCCGGCGTCCTCGAGCACCGCCGCGACCCTGAAGCCGGAATAGGGGGCATGGCAGAACCTTGTCGCCTCGCGGGCCGCCCCGGCCATCGCATCCGTCATCTCGAAGGCCCTCCCTTCCCCTGGAGGAACGAGATCCCCGGGAGCCCGGCATCGAGCCCGAAGAACTCCGACAGCGTGGCTGCTATGTCGCTGAAGCTCCCCCTGTCCCCGAGGGCCCTTCCCGGCACTCCCGGCGAGTAGCAGAGCAGCGGCGCGTACTCCCTGGTGTGGTCGGTGCCGTCCGTCGTCGGGTCGTTGCCGTGGTCGGCAGTGATGACGAGGATGTCGTCCGGCCCGAGCCTTCCGAGGAGCCCGGGCAGGACCCGGTCGGCCTCCTCCAGGCCCCTGGCGAACCCGTCCACATCGTTCCTGTGACCCCATTTCATGTCGAAGTCCACCAGGTTGGCGAAGATGAGCCCCCCTGCACCGCCGGCCAGCATGGAGCCCAGCTCCCGGAGCGCCTCCGCATTGTCCGCGACGTGCCTCGTGCCGATCCCCCTGTGCGCGAAGAGGTCGTCGATCTTGCCCACCCCGCCGCGGGGGATCCCCGCCCGTTCGAGCGCGTCGAGGAGCGTCGGCCCGTGAGGCGGCAGGGAGAAGTCCCTCCTGCGCGGGGTCCGTTCGAGGGCGCCGCAGACCCCCCTGAAGGGCCGGGCGATGACCCTCGCCACTCCGTCCGGCGCGACGAGTATCCTCCTGGCCGCTTCGCAGGCGGCGTACAGCTCGTCCACCGGGATGACGTCCTCGTGCGCGGCGATCTGGAATACGCTGTCGGCCGAGGTGTACACGATGAAGGCCCCGGTCCGGAAGTGTTCCGCGCAGAGCTCCTCGATGATGCCCGTGCCCGAGGCGGGCCTGTTCCCGATGGTGGGCCTGCCGGTCGCGCGCTCGAATGCCCCGATGATCCCGGCCGGGAAGCCGGCCGGATAGGTGGGGAACGGCACCCGGCTCACCAGGCCCATCATCTCCCAGTGCCCCGTCGTGGAATCCTTGCCGGCGGAGAGCTCGGCGAGCCTGCCCCAGGACGCCGTCGGCGCCGGGACGGGATCCACCCCCAGGATCCGGTGCAGGTTGCCCAGGCCCATGGCCCCGAGATTCGGCAGGGAAAGCCCCCCGGCGGCCCTGGAGAGGTTGCCCAGCGTGTCGGCCCCCGAGTCTCCGTACGAGGCCGCATCCGGGAGGGCGCCGGCTCCCACTCCGTCGAGGACGAGGAGCACGGCCCTCCCGCTCCGGATCATCAGAAGGTCCTCTCGAGATGGGCCAGGGTCCGCATCCTGTCGTTGGCTTCACGGAGACGGTAGGAGAGGACCTCGGCGAAGGATCTCATCACCCTGTAGGCCGTGACCGGCCGGGTCTCGAATATCCTGGCGATGTCGCGCCGGGGGATCACGGCCAGGTCCGCCCGCTCGTGCGCGTGGACCGTCGCGCTCCTCGGGAGATTGTCTATGAGCGCCATCTCGCCGAAGAAGTCGCCCTTCCTCAGCAGGCCGATGACATGCTCACCCCCGCCCTCTATGCCCTTGGTCACCCTCACGCTGCCCGAGAGGATCAGGTACAGGTCGCCGCCGTCCGCACCCTCGGAGATCACCGTGGTGTCTGGCGCGAACGACAGGAACCTGGCCGCCTCCAGGAAAGGATCCAGCTCCTCGGCGGGGAGGTCCTTGAACAGGTATGCCGACCTGAACACGTCCCCGTGCATCTGCTTCTCAATCCGGGTCAAAAGCCCTCCCCCTCCCCCTGATCCTGCGCCCGCCGGCACCGGACGGGCTTACGAAGATCGTCTTCTCCTGCGTGTAGGTCACCTCGCCAGGCCTTCCGCCCTTCATCCTCCTGACGTGCTGCACCATGGTCCAGTCCACCGGGACCACCGAGGATGTGCAGGCCGCTCCCTCCGCGGCCAGCTCGGCCGCCCTCCTGAGGACGGAGGCCGGCGGGTTCCCCCTGCCGGGTTCGCCCCTCAGGACCACGTGCGGCCCTGGCACTCCCCTCGCGTGGAGCCACCAGTCGCCCCTCCTGCCCACCCTGAAGGTCACCTCCTCGTTGTTCCTGGAGTTCCTCCCGATGAAGCAGGTCCAGCCCTCCGATATCTCGACGGGCATGGGTCCGGCGGGACCCGGCGGGCGCCTCCGGGAAGGCTCCGCCGCGGGTGCGGCGCCTTCCTCGGCCGCCTCCGCCGCAGCCTTCTCGATGGCCTCGATCCTCTCCTCCAGGGCGGCGATGCGACCGGCGAGGGATGACGCCTCGGCCTCGGTGTTCCCGGCCTTCCGGAAGTACCTGGCGGCGTTCTCGGCGGCGGAGCGGGAGGGGCGCAGCGGTATGGTCCGGATCACTCCCTCCCAGTCCTCCAGGCGGGCTTCCGAGGCTCCGCGCGGTATGGCGCCCGCCGAGGCGAGGAGCATCTGCCCCCACAGCCTGAGAGTGTCCGAATCCGGGAGACCGGCCAGCATGGCGCGCAGGTGGTCGAGCCTCTCGCGCGCCTCCCGGGCCGAGGAAGCCGATCTGGCCAGGAAGGAGGCGAGCCTGGCCCCCTCCCCGGCCCCGCGGGAGGAATCGAAGGCCGACAGCGGATCCTCGAGGGGCTCTCCCGGGCCCAGCGGCACGGGCATGGGCCCCCAGGGGCCCTTCCATGGCTTGAAGCTCCGGTTCGTCAGGGCCTCCGCGAGGATCTCCGCGACCCCTGCGGGGTCGGTTCCCGCTGCGTAGGCCTCGGCCAGCATGGCCGAGGCGGTCTGCGGCCCGACGCCCTCAAGGAGCGTGTATATCGGCCGGGGCGAGGTCGCGCCGGAGAGGACCGCAGCCGCCTCGCGCGAGCCCCATTCCGAGGGCGGGAGCCCCGAAGGGGGCGGAGGCGCGTAGATCCCCCCCGGAGCTATCGTGCGGAACCTGCTCATCGTCCTGGTGACGATCCTGGTGCAGGCCAGTATCCGGTCGTCGCCGTCGCGTGTGAGTACGACATTCGCATTCCTGCCGGCCGCCTCGAACCTGAGGGTCAAGGCCGAGGACCTGTAGGCCTTCTCCTTCTTCAGGCGGAAGAGGAGGAGCCTGTCGGAGCCGTGCTGCGATACGCCCGTCAGAACGCATCCCGAGAGAAGGGAGTCCCACGGTTCCGTTCCGTCCGCCTGCGAGTCCGGTTCGATCGAGACGCTCTGGTTCTCCGGTGAGGCGGACAGGACCAGGCGGCCCCTTCCCCCCGAGAGCCTCAGCACCACCCGGCCGTCGCGGCCTGCGCCGGCAGACGCCGTCCCGGCGCCCGAAAGGAGCTCATCGAGCCTCCCGGCCACCACCGCGTAGAACACACCGTCCAGACTGTACCATCCTCTCCCGTGAATCGGGTAGAATATACCGACTGGCCCTTCACTGGAGGTGACCCCTGGAATCTATGACGGGATTCGGCAGGGCCGGCGCGGATGCCGGTCCGGCCAGACTCTCCGCCGAGGCGCGGAGCGTGAATCAGAAGGGTCTCAACATACTCGTCAGCCTGCCGGAACAGCTCGCGGCCCTCGAACAGGATGTCCGCGAAGAGGTGAGGTGGAGGTTCTCCCGCGGAAGGATCGAGCTCAGGCTGACTCTCGGAGTCCCGGCCGGCGCATCGGCCCCCCCTCCCGTGGATGTCGCCCGCGCCGGAGAATTCGCGAAGGCAGCCTCGCTGCTGGCCGGCGAGTTCGGCATCCCCGCCGGCATCACCGGTGCCGACCTCCTGAGGATGCCCGGTGTCGCGAGGCCCGCCTGGGAGGTGGATCCGCCGGAGGGTCCGGCAGTCATGGACTGCGTGAGAGCCTGCCTGGACAGCCTCGCCGAGTCGCGAAGGGCGGAGGGTGCGGCCCTCGCGGCCCTTCTATCCGCCAGGCTCGTGAGGATGAGGGATCTGGCCTCGAAGGTGGCCGGCCTTCAGCAGGAGTCGGTCCCCGCGGCTTTCGAGAGGATGAGGGAGAGGGTGCGCAGGCTTCTCGACGGCGCAGGGGTGGACGAACAGCGCATGCTCCAGGAACTGGCAATACTGGCCGACAGGCTGGATGTCGGCGAGGAGCTCGAGAGGCTCGAGTGCCACATCTCCAGTTCGCTTGCGCTCGCGTCTTCGGACGAGCCCGACGCGGGCCGCCGGCTCGGGTTCCTCCTGCAGGAGCTGCAGCGCGAGATCAACACCCTCGGATCCAAGCTCGAAACACCCGAGGGCACCATGATCGTCGTGGAGATGAAGAACGAACTGTCCACGCTCCGGGAGCAGATCGCCAATGTCGAGTGACGCCGGCATGCTGGTGGTCCTGGCCGGCCCGTCCGGCGCAGGCAAGACCACCCTCGCCAGGAGGCTGGTGGAGGAGGTCCCCGGCTTCGAGTTCTCGGTCAGCACCACTACCAGGCCCCCGAGGGGGGAGGAGCGTGACGGCACCGACTATTTCTTCGTGTCCGACGACCGCTTCGACGAGCTCGTCCGGTGCGGGTACTTCCTCGAGTGGGCCGGGGTCCACGGGCGCCGCTACGGCACCTCGAGGGACTGGGTGGGCGAACGGCTGGCCGCAGGCCGGTCCGTCGTCCTCGACATAGACGTCGTCGGTGCGAGGAACGTCCGCCGGGCCGTCCCCGGCGCCGTGCTGGTGTTCGTGGCGCCTCCCTCCCTGGAGGTCCTCGAAGGGAGGCTGCGCGGCAGGGGGACGGAGTCGGGGGATCTCCTCGAGGGCCGGATCGATGCAGCCGCCTCCGAGATGCGCTGGGCCGGCGCCTTCGACTACCTGATCGTCAACTCGGACCTCGAGGCGGCTGCCGCGAGGCTGTTCGCCATCGTGGAGGCGGAGTCGGCCAGGATCAGTGCATGCGACTATCCCCGACCCGCCGGGTTCTCGCCGCTCATCCGGGGTTCTCAACGTGAGGAGTGGCGCGGGAGGCGGGTCCTGATCGCCACGGGCCCGACGCGCGAGTACATCGACGAGGTCAGGTTCATCTCGAATCGCTCCAGCGGCGTGATGGGCTGCGAGCTCGCATCCGCGTTCCGGGCGGCCGGAGCCGCGGTGACGCTTCTCCTGGGTCCGTGCCGGGCCGTGCCGCCCAGGGCGGTCGCTCTCGAGCGCTTCACGGACTCGAGGGATCTGGCCGGCCTCCTGGGGAGGCTGGCTCGATCCCACGACATCCTCGCCATGCCCGCGGCGGTGGCGGACTTCAGGCCCACCCGCAGGGTCCCGGGGAAGATGCCCCGCGGCGGGGGGGTCCAGCTCCAGCTCGAAGAGGTGGAGGATGTCTCGGCGTCGGTGTCCGGGCTCTGCCCCCTTCTCTCCTTCAGCCTCGAGTTCGGAGAGCGGGTGCAGGCCCTTTCGCGCGCCAGAAGGAAGATGGAGGCCAAGGGGGCCTTCGCGTCGTTCGTGAATGCAGGCGGGATCGAAGGCAGCGGGATGGACGCCGATGCGAACTCCGGCGTGCTCCTGCTCGAGGGCGGGGGAGCCGTGGACATCCCGCAGGGATCCAAGCGCTTCGTCGCCGAGTCGATAGTCTCCTCGCTGCCCGTCCCCGGCGGGCGCGGAGCCTGAGGTGGACCCGCTCTGGGCCGCCATAGGCAGCTTCGGCATCGAGACCGTCCATCTCCCGGCTGGCAGGAGGCCTTCCGGCTGGGACCCGGCGAACGGCCCGGCGAAAGCCGCCGGCGGCGACACCCCCGCCCCCGTCCGCGGCAGCGGGCGGACAGCGGTCGAGAATGGTCCCTCCGCTCTCGACGGCATGGCCGGGGTCCGCGAAAGGCTGGGCTCCTGCGAGGCCTGCCGGCTGTCGAAGACCAGGAACAGCATCGTCTTCGGCGAGGGGAACCCCTGCTCGGGCGTGCTCGTCGTCGGCGAAGGCCCGGGGGCCAGCGAGGACGAGACCGGCAGGCCCTTCGTCGGCAGGGCCGGGCAGCTCCTCGACAGGATACTGGCCTCGGTGGGGCTGGACAGGGAGTGCTGCTACATAGCAAACGTGGTCAAATGCAGGCCCCCGGCCAACAGGGTGCCCTCCCAGGACGAGGCGGACGCCTGCGCATGGGTGCTCGACGCCCAGATCGAAGCCATAGGACCCGGGGTTATCCTAGCCCTGGGGGCCACCGCGATGGCGAGGCTGCTGGGATTGAAGTGCCCCCTGGGCCAGGCCCGGGCTGCCGTGCACGACTATCGCGGGATCCCCGTGGTAGTCACGTACCATCCTGCGGCGCTGCTCCGCACGGAAGCCCTCAAGAGGCCGGTGTGGGACGACATGAAGAAGCTCCGCCGGCTGATGGACGAAGCCGGCCTTCCCAGGAGGACGGGCATAGATGCGGGTTGATCCGGATTCCGCCGCTCCCAGGAGCGTCGACGCAGAGCGGGGCGTACTGGCCGGTGTGATGACCGACCCCGAGATAGCCGTCGAGGTCTTCGGCCTGCTCACCCCCGAGGACTTCCACGACGCAAGGCATTCGTACGTCTACAGGGCGTGCATGTCCCTGGACTCCAGGAACCGCTACATCGATCTGGTGACCGTCGCCGAGGAGCTGGAGAGGCAGAAGTGGCTCGAGCTCTCCGGCGGGATAGACTACCTGACGGGCCTGGCCGACGACATCCCCATCCTGGCGAGCGTCAGGCAGTATGCCGAGATAGTCCGCGAGAAGTCGATGCTCAGGCGCCTGGGGGCCGCCAGCCGGGAGACCATCCGCGAGATAACCGAAGGCACCCTCATCGCGGCCGAGATCATAGACAGGGCCGAGAAGAGGGTGTTCGACATCGCAGAGAAGACGGCCGACCAGGACTTCCTCTCCATGGAGGAGCTGGTCGGGGTGGGCATGAGGGAGTTCGAGAGGGTAAGCCAGTCCGATACCCACATAACGGGGCTCAGCACGGGCTTCGACAGGCTCGACTGGATGACCACCGGCCTCCACGGCGGCGAGCTGGTGATCATCGCGGCGAGGCCGTCCGTCGGGAAGACGACCCTCGCGATCAACATGGCCCTCAACATCGCAAGGCAGAGCAGCGACACCGATCGTCAGAGCGACGGCACAGACCGGCCACGCGGCGGTGCGGTCTGCTTCTTCAGCCTCGAGATGGCCGGGCGCGAACTGATCAAGAGGATCCTGTCCTCCGAATCCAAGGTCGGGATGGACGTGTGGAAGGGCGGGAACATGTCCAGCCAGGCCATGCTCGACTTCACCAATGCCTGCGACTGGCTCTCCTCGCTGCCCATGTTCGTCAACGAGCGGGCCGGCATCACCTCGCTCGAGCTCCGCGCCAGCGCGAGGAGGCTGCGCAAGAGGTTCGGCCTTTCCGCCGTCTTCGTCGACTATCTCCAGCTCATGAGAGGGGTTGGCGGAGAGGAGAACAGACAGCAGGAGATAGCCAGGATTTCCGGCGACCTGAAGGCGCTCGCCAAGGATCTCGACGTTCCGGTGATCGCCCTTTCCCAGCTCTCCAGGCGGGCGGTCTCGCACGAAGGCCCCGCCCGGCTCCCGAGGCTCAGCGATCTGAGGGAGAGCGGTGCCATCGAGCAGGATGCCGACCTCGTCATCTTCCTGCACGAGGAAGGCGGCGAGGAGGCGTATGCCGACAGGAGCTACCCCCGTGACCGCTCGGTCAAGCTCGTGATCGGCAAGCAGAGGAACGGCCCCAGGGGCGAGATCGACATGGTCTTCCAGACCGAGCTGGGGAGGTTCCTGGAGATGGCGCGGGACTAGCTTGAAACCACGCCGCAGGACAGCCTTCTTCTGCAGTCAGTGCGGGAACGGCAGCCCCTCCTGGAGCGGCAGGTGCGAAGCCTGCGGCTCCTGGAACACGATCGTGGAGGAGCCGGTACAGGAGGGTGCCGGCAGACCCGGGGGCGGATCGGGCGGGAAGGCCGAGGCGGTCCTGATCGACGACATCCCGGCCGGCGACGGAGAGAGGATCCCCACGGGGATACCCGAGTTGGACAGGGTCCTCGGAGGCGGGCTGTTCAGGGGTTCCATGGCCCTGCTCGGGGGCGAGCCGGGCATAGGCAAGAGCACGCTGATGCTCCAGCTCTCGCATTTCCTGGCGGCCGCCGGGGAGACTGTGCTCTACGCCACCGCCGAGGAGTCGCCCGGGCAGGTGGCGAACCGGGCAAGGCGGATCGGGTGCACGGGGAGCAGCGTGCTCGTCCTCCCGGCCACCAGGCTCGAGGACATAGAAGACGCGCTCGGGAGGACGGAAGCCGGCATACTCGTGGTCGACTCGATACAGACGGTGTATTCCGAAGCCCTGTCGAGCGGCCCGGGATCGGTGGCGCAGGTGCGGCACTGCGCCTCGGAGCTCATGAGGCTGACGAAGCCCGGAGGCAGGACCAGCCTCCTTGTCGGACACGTCACGAAGGACGGGACCCTGGCCGGACCCAGGGTGCTGGAGCACCTCGTGGACACCGTAATGAGCTTCGAGGGCGACTCGAACCGTTCACACAGGCTCCTGAGGGCGCTCAAGAACCGGTTCGGGCCATCCAACGAGCTGGGG from Candidatus Fermentibacter sp. includes these protein-coding regions:
- the dnaB gene encoding replicative DNA helicase; the protein is MRVDPDSAAPRSVDAERGVLAGVMTDPEIAVEVFGLLTPEDFHDARHSYVYRACMSLDSRNRYIDLVTVAEELERQKWLELSGGIDYLTGLADDIPILASVRQYAEIVREKSMLRRLGAASRETIREITEGTLIAAEIIDRAEKRVFDIAEKTADQDFLSMEELVGVGMREFERVSQSDTHITGLSTGFDRLDWMTTGLHGGELVIIAARPSVGKTTLAINMALNIARQSSDTDRQSDGTDRPRGGAVCFFSLEMAGRELIKRILSSESKVGMDVWKGGNMSSQAMLDFTNACDWLSSLPMFVNERAGITSLELRASARRLRKRFGLSAVFVDYLQLMRGVGGEENRQQEIARISGDLKALAKDLDVPVIALSQLSRRAVSHEGPARLPRLSDLRESGAIEQDADLVIFLHEEGGEEAYADRSYPRDRSVKLVIGKQRNGPRGEIDMVFQTELGRFLEMARD
- the radA gene encoding DNA repair protein RadA; the encoded protein is MKPRRRTAFFCSQCGNGSPSWSGRCEACGSWNTIVEEPVQEGAGRPGGGSGGKAEAVLIDDIPAGDGERIPTGIPELDRVLGGGLFRGSMALLGGEPGIGKSTLMLQLSHFLAAAGETVLYATAEESPGQVANRARRIGCTGSSVLVLPATRLEDIEDALGRTEAGILVVDSIQTVYSEALSSGPGSVAQVRHCASELMRLTKPGGRTSLLVGHVTKDGTLAGPRVLEHLVDTVMSFEGDSNRSHRLLRALKNRFGPSNELGIFEMTQHGLTGIAEASAFFLGRRLEDLPGSVVCTVMEGTRPFLVEIQALTSPTRYGFPQRSANGIDSRRLPMLLAVLEKRCGLELGAQDVYVNVAGGATLADPGADLAICLAVASSRLERSLPAGLAVAAEVGLGGELRPVSGFDRRLREARTLGFNLFAACSDDCVEEDGALRGHSTLCGCIEDILAPRGRRGGEADS